A region from the Triticum urartu cultivar G1812 chromosome 1, Tu2.1, whole genome shotgun sequence genome encodes:
- the LOC125515367 gene encoding uncharacterized protein LOC125515367 isoform X1 has translation MRPSSMVLQLPRLGRVAGVTAAPASKAGPRKLNSHGCRSSRRSPSSSSRSSSWFSSNAENPGPDTRDGNRTSSRRWWSDDQFDVEEEEEEEFGSEGSFGSAREMFDEPWFTKVFRVYGYVLPVLLASMLVTTGPQAFLMAMAIPLAQSVLSFAISKIGSFGRRRRDEEEYDDDGYYYSDYGSGGWEAEEQYRSNSSSTYRGDSSTTSSRYQQQQQESADSHPTAEPGDINGTTGTATRSESGSISFGGWDELEEGDDRRRSSRWSAGASPVDTATAGGAVGTSRPPATRRRRSRGAAAARYRQAPLPMRLLIALFPFLGSWFRIML, from the exons ATGCGGCCGTCGTCGATGGTGCTGCAGCTCCCACGGCTGGGACGAGTCGCCGGAGTAACGGCGGCACCTGCATCCAAAGCCGGGCCCCGCAAATTGAATTCCCATGGGTGCCGCAGCAGCCGGCGCTCCCCCTCGTCCAGCAGCAGAAGCAGCAGCTGGTTCTCCTCCAACGCCGAGAATCCCGGCCCCGACACCAGAGACGGTAACAGGACTAGTAGTAGGAGGTGGTGGTCCGACGACCAATTCGacgtggaggaggaggaggaggaggaattCGGGAGCGAGGGCTCGTTTGGTTCTGCAAGGGAGATGTTCGACGAGCCATGGTTTACCAAG GTCTTCAGGGTGTACGGGTATGTGCTCCCGGTGCTGCTGGCTTCCATGCTGGTGACAACGGGGCCACAGGCTTTCCTCATGGCCATGGCCATCCCGCTCGCCCAGTCCGTTCTCTCCTTCGCCATTTCCAAGATTGGTTCATTTGGGCGGCGCCGCCGTGACGAAGAAGAATATGACGACGATGGTTATTATTATTCCGATTACGGCAGCGGCGGCTGGGAAGCTGAAGAACAGTATAGAAGCAACTCCTCCTCGACGTACAGAGGAGACAGCAGCACTACTAGCAGCAGGTACCAGCAGCAGCAACAGGAGTCTGCAGATTCACATCCAACGGCAGAACCAGGTGATATTAACGGTACCACCGGCACAGCAACTAGAAGTGAAAGTGGTAGTATCAGTTTTGGGGGATGGGACGAGCTGGAAGAAGGCGACGACCGCCGCCGCAGCAGCAGGTGGAGTGCAGGAGCGTCGCCGGTGGATACTGCTACCGCTGGCGGTGCAGTGGGAACGAGTAGACCACCTGCAACTAgaaggagaagaagcagaggagCTGCAGCTGCAAGGTACAGGCAGGCGCCCCTGCCGATGCGCTTGCTCATCGCGCTCTTCCCATTCCTGGGTTCATGGTTCAGAATTATGCTCTAA
- the LOC125515367 gene encoding uncharacterized protein LOC125515367 isoform X2: MGAAAAGAPPRPAAEAAAGSPPTPRIPAPTPETVTGLVVGGGGPTTNSTWRRRRRRNSGARARLVLQGRCSTSHGLPSILWRQVFRVYGYVLPVLLASMLVTTGPQAFLMAMAIPLAQSVLSFAISKIGSFGRRRRDEEEYDDDGYYYSDYGSGGWEAEEQYRSNSSSTYRGDSSTTSSRYQQQQQESADSHPTAEPGDINGTTGTATRSESGSISFGGWDELEEGDDRRRSSRWSAGASPVDTATAGGAVGTSRPPATRRRRSRGAAAARYRQAPLPMRLLIALFPFLGSWFRIML; encoded by the exons ATGGGTGCCGCAGCAGCCGGCGCTCCCCCTCGTCCAGCAGCAGAAGCAGCAGCTGGTTCTCCTCCAACGCCGAGAATCCCGGCCCCGACACCAGAGACGGTAACAGGACTAGTAGTAGGAGGTGGTGGTCCGACGACCAATTCGacgtggaggaggaggaggaggaggaattCGGGAGCGAGGGCTCGTTTGGTTCTGCAAGGGAGATGTTCGACGAGCCATGGTTTACCAAG TATTCTCTGGCGGCAGGTCTTCAGGGTGTACGGGTATGTGCTCCCGGTGCTGCTGGCTTCCATGCTGGTGACAACGGGGCCACAGGCTTTCCTCATGGCCATGGCCATCCCGCTCGCCCAGTCCGTTCTCTCCTTCGCCATTTCCAAGATTGGTTCATTTGGGCGGCGCCGCCGTGACGAAGAAGAATATGACGACGATGGTTATTATTATTCCGATTACGGCAGCGGCGGCTGGGAAGCTGAAGAACAGTATAGAAGCAACTCCTCCTCGACGTACAGAGGAGACAGCAGCACTACTAGCAGCAGGTACCAGCAGCAGCAACAGGAGTCTGCAGATTCACATCCAACGGCAGAACCAGGTGATATTAACGGTACCACCGGCACAGCAACTAGAAGTGAAAGTGGTAGTATCAGTTTTGGGGGATGGGACGAGCTGGAAGAAGGCGACGACCGCCGCCGCAGCAGCAGGTGGAGTGCAGGAGCGTCGCCGGTGGATACTGCTACCGCTGGCGGTGCAGTGGGAACGAGTAGACCACCTGCAACTAgaaggagaagaagcagaggagCTGCAGCTGCAAGGTACAGGCAGGCGCCCCTGCCGATGCGCTTGCTCATCGCGCTCTTCCCATTCCTGGGTTCATGGTTCAGAATTATGCTCTAA